One window of the Scyliorhinus torazame isolate Kashiwa2021f chromosome 24, sScyTor2.1, whole genome shotgun sequence genome contains the following:
- the LOC140400055 gene encoding histone H2B-like, producing the protein MADEKKPTSKPASKKGAKKVIKKPAVKGGKKRRRSRKESYSIYIYKVMKQVHPDTGISSKAMSIMNSFVNDIFERIAGEASRLAHYNKRSTISSREIQTAVRLLLPGELAKHAVSEGTKAVTKYTSSK; encoded by the coding sequence atggctgacgagaagaaaccaacatcgaaaccagcttccaagaagggagccaagaaagtcattaagaaaccggcagtaaagggcggcaaaaagcggcgaaggtcgaggaaggagagttactccatctacatctacaaagtgatgaagcaggttcaccccgacaccggcatctcctccaaggccatgagcatcatgaactcgttcgtcaacgatattttcgagcgcatcgcgggtgaggcttcccgcctggcccattacaacaagcgcagcaccatcagctcccgggagatccagaccgccgtgcgcctgctgctgcccggggaactggccaagcacgccgtgtcggaagggacaaaggcggtgaccaagtacaccagctccaagtaa